The DNA sequence CCTGCTCTTTAAACTGTGTTATGATCTGTTGAAGGGAAGCAGAGAGAGATTGATTCCCAATTATATTTTAAAACAAAGATACAAAGCAAAAGAGCTTATCAAAATTCCAAATGTATTGACCTGAGTAAGCCTCATATTAAATTCATTCTTCACATCATTAGATTGTTGTCTGAGTGCCTTCACTATtggtgcattcggacaagatttccaACCATAGAGTCTATCcaccttaaaaaaatttaatatcatataattaatcaatcacaaaaatatatatagtagTACAGAAAAAGAAATTCTGAATTGAAAAGTAATTATTACCTTATTTAAAGCAACAATGAACTCTGCATTCCGACTTTTTAACAGGTTGATAGATTCAATAGTTTGTGGCTCAAGTCCATGCATGATGTCCACAACTAGTATAGCAATATCACAAAGGCTTGAACCTCTAGACCGTAGATTAGTAAAAGACTCGTGCCCAGGGGTGTCAATGACAAGTAAACCTGGAACCTTCAGTGTTGCATCAGCTTTTAGCTCTCTTGTCCTCTCCCTTATGTTTTCAGTTGGAAAATAGGTAGCCCCAATCTGCTGCGTGATACCACCAGCTTCACCTTCCTGTACATTAGTGCGTCTAATACAATCTAGCAACTTGGTCTTTCCAGTATCTACATGACCAAGAATGCAACAAATGGGTGAGCGGAGATCAGGACCACTCTTTTTTGATTTATCCTCCACAGCAGTTGACTCTTGCTTAATAATAGCTTCTTTCCCCCTCTTAACATTTGTGGCACATTCACTTTCATGTTCATCCTCTTTGTTATTTGCATCATTCTTCTTCGAAGATGTACGAGGATCCGCCACCTTTTTGACAGCAGGCTTTGCAGGTGCTGTTGAATTTGCTTGAGACTCAACAGGAAAAGATACTACATGTTCAATAGTTCCTTTAGGTTTTGTCATGATGTCCTGATCCTCCTCAGCAAATGGATTTGTCGCGGGCAATGTCACATCAAGATCATCCCAGCTCTTTGCATCCCATTCTTCATCATCTTCATCCTCATCCACAGCTTTGACCTCTTCTGGTTCCTGTTCTGCTTCAGTTTTGTCATCAGAATCTCCAACTTGAGATAGAGATTCCTCTTCAACCATAACATCTTGCACAGCTTGCTCTGTACGAGGTTCATCAACCACTTGCTCATTCTCCATGACCTTCTCTGTTTCCACAACCTtagattgagtcagtttagacttctttgtctcatatttgggCCTCTTCTTTATCACCACACCAGAATCACCTATTGGAACCTCACTCTGAGCAAGGAACTGTTTCCTCATTGCTTCCAACCTCCTCTGTTCATCCTTTTGTTTAGCTGTCAGAAGTTTGCCCTCCTGTTTCTTCTTAAGcagcttctccttttctttttccttctttctcctctttgcCTCTTCCGCAAGCCTCTCCAGTTCCTCCAACCGcttcctctcttcctcttccttccttagcctctcctcctcttcccttttctttctctcttccgcCTCCTTCCTTCTTGCCAGTGCCTCCTGCATCTCCCTAACATGCTTGGGCAACTTCTTGTCAGGAACCTTCCCCTTCACTTCCACTTTTTCTTCCTTAACCTCAACAACAGCTGCTGCTTGAGCAGCTGCAgccttcttctctttctccttctccttcttctttttcttcttcttggccGCTGCTGACTCACCCTCTGCCTCCCCATCTCTATCCTCTGCCTCTGGCTGTTCTACTGGGGCTGAAGCTGATTCCTGCACAACCAGGGCAGACTGATGTGGAGGTGCACTTGGCGGAGGAGGCAGCTGGCCCTCCCCAAGCTCAGCAAGAATCTTATCCAAAGCTTCCTCCTCCTGTGCAGTTCTTccacttttcttcttctttttcttctgctgTTTCTTTGAGACTGCTTCCTCAGCGCCATTTACTTGCCTGTTTGATTCCAAGTCGGCATCTTTGACCTCATCTCCCTCGACTTCTTCTTCCGCCAATGTAGGAGGAGATGAAGTCGAAGCTGAAGCCAGTGGGGGGGCTTCCCCCAGCTCAGCGAGGAGTTTATCCAAGTCGTCCTCCTCCTGGGCAGTCCGCccgctctttttcttcttctttttattttgcttCTTCAAATCAGGATCTGCTAAGCTTCCCTGGTGGCTTAATTCCACATCAAGATCCCCATTTCCATCCATCTCATCCAACACAGCAGACGGAGTCAGGGTTTGGGCCGTCGCCGGGGCTTCCCCCAGCTCGGCCAGGAGCTGATCGAAGTCTTCCTCCTGAGCGATTCGCccgcccttcttcttcttcttctttttctgttgCTTCTTTGAATCCGCGTCCTCCAAGCTGCCCTGACGGCCCAATTCCACATCGAGACCCCTGCTTTCGTCCATCTCATCGTCCACACGATCGTCAACTTCAGATTTCACCTTCGATCTCGATTTTGAATCGGGCTCCTCGTCATCCGCGTCCTCCCCAAAGGCATTCAGAGAAGCGAACCCACTCGTAACGGCGCTACTCTTCTTAGATTTAGAGGATTTCTTCTTACCAGAGAAGACGAGGGTAACGGCATCATCGTCATCCTCCCTCGAGGGTTCCACGGCGCCAGCAGACGATGACTTCTCCCAATCCTCCGCCGGCTGATCATCGGCGGCTACGTCGCGCTGGTTCTTACCGCCCTTCTTGCCCTTTCTGGAGTTGGCAGCGGTGCGGATCTCAGACCCGGTGTCCTGCGTCGGCAGCGGCTGCTGCTCCTGCTGCTGCAGGTCCTCCGGGAAGGAGTACTCGTCGTCGTCGATGGCGACCGTCTTCTTCCGACCCATCGCTCCCCGATCGACCCAAACAATTCTAGAGAAGAGGCAGAAGCAGGGATCGGTTCCAACCCTCGTGACTCATACAACAGCGGC is a window from the Musa acuminata AAA Group cultivar baxijiao chromosome BXJ2-1, Cavendish_Baxijiao_AAA, whole genome shotgun sequence genome containing:
- the LOC135598291 gene encoding eukaryotic translation initiation factor 5B-like, which encodes MGRKKTVAIDDDEYSFPEDLQQQEQQPLPTQDTGSEIRTAANSRKGKKGGKNQRDVAADDQPAEDWEKSSSAGAVEPSREDDDDAVTLVFSGKKKSSKSKKSSAVTSGFASLNAFGEDADDEEPDSKSRSKVKSEVDDRVDDEMDESRGLDVELGRQGSLEDADSKKQQKKKKKKKGGRIAQEEDFDQLLAELGEAPATAQTLTPSAVLDEMDGNGDLDVELSHQGSLADPDLKKQNKKKKKKSGRTAQEEDDLDKLLAELGEAPPLASASTSSPPTLAEEEVEGDEVKDADLESNRQVNGAEEAVSKKQQKKKKKKSGRTAQEEEALDKILAELGEGQLPPPPSAPPHQSALVVQESASAPVEQPEAEDRDGEAEGESAAAKKKKKKKEKEKEKKAAAAQAAAVVEVKEEKVEVKGKVPDKKLPKHVREMQEALARRKEAEERKKREEEERLRKEEEERKRLEELERLAEEAKRRKKEKEKEKLLKKKQEGKLLTAKQKDEQRRLEAMRKQFLAQSEVPIGDSGVVIKKRPKYETKKSKLTQSKVVETEKVMENEQVVDEPRTEQAVQDVMVEEESLSQVGDSDDKTEAEQEPEEVKAVDEDEDDEEWDAKSWDDLDVTLPATNPFAEEDQDIMTKPKGTIEHVVSFPVESQANSTAPAKPAVKKVADPRTSSKKNDANNKEDEHESECATNVKRGKEAIIKQESTAVEDKSKKSGPDLRSPICCILGHVDTGKTKLLDCIRRTNVQEGEAGGITQQIGATYFPTENIRERTRELKADATLKVPGLLVIDTPGHESFTNLRSRGSSLCDIAILVVDIMHGLEPQTIESINLLKSRNAEFIVALNKVDRLYGWKSCPNAPIVKALRQQSNDVKNEFNMRLTQIITQFKEQGLNTALYYKNKEMGETFNIVPTSAISGEGIADLLLLLVQWAQKTMEEKLTYVDEVQCTVLEVKVIEGLGTTIDVVLVNGALHEGDQIVVCGMQGPIVTNIRALLTPHPMKELRVKGSYLHHKELKAAQGVKISAQGLEHAIAGTSLYVAKPEDDLEDLKKTVMQDVEKVMSRIDKSGEGVYVQASTLGSLEALTEFLRSPAVSIPFCDFSIGPVHKKDVMKASVMLERKKEFATILAFDVKVMPDARELADETGVRIFVADIIYHLFDQFKAYIDNLREEKKKESAEEAVFPCVLKIMPNCIFNKKDPIVLGVDVLEGILKIGTPICIPSREFIDIGKIASIEINHKQVDVATKGQKVAIKIVASSPEEQQKMYGRHFDIDDELVSHISRRSIDILKTNYRDDLSMEEWRLVVRLKSIFKIP